Proteins encoded within one genomic window of Prauserella marina:
- the dnaN gene encoding DNA polymerase III subunit beta has product MKIRVERDGLADAVAWVARSLPSRPPVPVLGGVLLDAGADGGSDALTVSGFDYEVSATVGVPATIADGGRTLVSGRLLADITKALPAQPVEIAVDGARATITCGNARFSLPTMPVEDYPQLPAQPDLAGEVAGEAFAQAVSQVAVAAGKDDTLPMLTGMRLEITGNTLTLVATDRFRLAMREFEWQPAEGLTDASVLVPARTLADAAKALGASGATVQIGLASGDGLLGLTGSGRYTTTRLLDAEFPPYRQLLPSQHTSRAVLGVSTLAEAIKRVSLVAERGTQVRLEFTEGTLRLSAGGDDEGSAEEELPVDYEGEPVTIAFNPGYLVDGLGALHTDRAELTFTTPNRPALIKPADDNGDVVPGYLYLLMPVRLPG; this is encoded by the coding sequence ATGAAAATCCGCGTCGAGCGTGATGGGCTTGCTGACGCTGTCGCCTGGGTGGCCCGCAGCCTGCCGTCCAGGCCGCCGGTTCCGGTGCTGGGTGGCGTGTTGCTCGACGCGGGTGCCGACGGCGGATCGGATGCGCTGACGGTCTCCGGATTCGACTACGAGGTCTCCGCGACCGTCGGCGTTCCCGCGACGATCGCCGACGGCGGACGCACGCTCGTGTCCGGCCGATTGCTTGCCGACATCACGAAAGCCCTTCCCGCTCAACCGGTCGAGATCGCCGTCGACGGCGCACGCGCCACCATCACGTGTGGCAACGCGCGATTCAGCCTGCCGACGATGCCGGTCGAGGACTACCCTCAGCTCCCGGCCCAACCGGATCTTGCCGGTGAGGTGGCAGGCGAAGCCTTCGCCCAAGCCGTCTCGCAGGTCGCGGTGGCGGCTGGCAAGGACGACACCCTGCCGATGCTCACCGGCATGCGCCTCGAAATCACCGGCAACACGCTGACCCTCGTCGCGACGGACCGCTTCCGGCTCGCGATGCGGGAGTTCGAATGGCAGCCGGCCGAAGGGCTCACGGACGCGTCGGTTCTCGTTCCCGCTCGTACGCTCGCCGATGCCGCGAAGGCGCTCGGCGCCTCTGGCGCGACCGTGCAGATCGGACTCGCGAGCGGAGACGGGCTGCTCGGGCTCACCGGATCCGGTCGTTACACGACAACCCGCCTTCTCGACGCGGAGTTCCCCCCTTACCGGCAGTTGCTTCCTTCCCAGCACACTTCCCGCGCGGTACTCGGCGTTTCGACGCTCGCCGAAGCGATCAAGCGCGTGTCGCTCGTCGCGGAGCGCGGAACCCAGGTGCGACTCGAATTCACCGAGGGAACGTTGCGGCTCTCGGCAGGTGGCGACGACGAGGGGAGCGCCGAGGAAGAACTGCCCGTCGACTACGAGGGCGAGCCCGTCACGATCGCGTTCAACCCCGGTTACCTCGTCGACGGCCTCGGCGCGTTGCACACCGATCGGGCCGAATTGACTTTCACGACCCCCAACCGTCCGGCGTTGATCAAGCCGGCCGACGACAATGGCGACGTGGTGCCCGGTTACCTCTATCTGCTGATGCCGGTCCGCCTTCCCGGCTGA
- the recF gene encoding DNA replication/repair protein RecF (All proteins in this family for which functions are known are DNA-binding proteins that assist the filamentation of RecA onto DNA for the initiation of recombination or recombinational repair.) produces the protein MYLRHLQVTDFRSWEHVDLPLEPGATVLVGQNGRGKTNLIEAIGYVATLGSHRVANDAPLIRQGSERALVRVAVVNEGRELTVELEIAPGRANRARVNRGAVGRPRDVLGILRTVLFAPEDLALVRGDPGERRRFLDELLVLRAPRYAGVRSDYEKVLRQRNALLKTAGKRKGDDPYALSTLEVWDNHLATAGAQLLAARLNLVADLAPHTAAAYAGVAPDSRPVQISYRSSLGEALPADYGVPGGQRAEEETLAGILVEALGASRAAELERGVSLVGPHRDELELMLGDAPAKGYASHGESWSYALALRLGSYELLRAEAGGEPVLLLDDVFAELDRKRRAKLAEVAVSAEQVLVTAAVDEDVPAELTGVRYTVSEGEVQRA, from the coding sequence GTGTACCTCCGTCACCTCCAGGTGACCGACTTCCGATCGTGGGAACACGTCGACCTTCCGCTCGAACCCGGCGCGACCGTCCTTGTCGGGCAGAACGGCAGGGGGAAGACAAACCTGATCGAGGCGATCGGTTACGTGGCCACGCTGGGTTCACACCGGGTCGCCAACGATGCACCTCTCATCAGGCAGGGCAGTGAGCGGGCGCTCGTGCGCGTCGCTGTGGTCAACGAGGGCAGAGAACTCACGGTCGAGCTGGAGATCGCGCCGGGCAGGGCCAACAGAGCCAGGGTCAACAGGGGCGCGGTCGGCAGGCCACGCGATGTACTCGGGATCCTGCGGACCGTGTTGTTCGCGCCGGAGGACCTTGCCCTCGTACGCGGCGACCCAGGAGAACGGCGCCGGTTTCTCGACGAGTTGCTCGTGTTGCGCGCTCCCCGGTACGCGGGGGTGCGCAGTGACTACGAGAAGGTCTTGCGGCAGCGCAACGCGCTGTTGAAAACAGCAGGCAAGCGCAAGGGCGACGATCCTTACGCGCTGTCGACCCTTGAGGTGTGGGACAACCACCTCGCGACGGCGGGGGCACAGCTGCTCGCGGCCAGGTTGAATCTGGTGGCCGACCTCGCACCACACACGGCGGCAGCCTATGCGGGAGTGGCTCCCGATTCGCGGCCGGTCCAGATCAGCTATCGCTCCAGCCTGGGTGAGGCGCTACCGGCGGATTACGGTGTTCCCGGTGGTCAGCGAGCTGAAGAGGAGACGCTGGCCGGGATCCTCGTCGAGGCGCTCGGCGCGTCGCGCGCCGCGGAACTGGAGCGTGGGGTAAGCCTGGTCGGACCACACCGGGACGAGCTTGAGCTCATGCTCGGCGACGCTCCGGCGAAGGGGTACGCCAGCCACGGGGAGTCATGGTCGTACGCGCTCGCGCTGCGGCTCGGTTCCTACGAGTTGCTTCGTGCCGAGGCAGGGGGTGAACCGGTGTTGCTGCTCGACGACGTTTTCGCCGAACTGGATCGCAAGAGAAGAGCCAAGCTCGCCGAGGTAGCAGTGAGTGCCGAGCAGGTGCTGGTCACCGCGGCTGTGGATGAGGACGTCCCCGCGGAGCTGACCGGAGTCCGCTACACGGTTTCGGAGGGTGAGGTGCAACGTGCCTGA
- a CDS encoding DciA family protein, with the protein MVAGPNEPGSADHPQGRDLARAALDAARQRAAARGTEPGYRKPGRAGKGGSRQNPRRRRWSGPGVDERDPQPLGRLASRMATQMGWGEQLANGQVFGQWVRLVGEEVAEHAQPVALKDGELTVRASSTAWATQLRLLQRQLLAKIAKGVGHGVVKRMRIQGPTAPSWRKGPRHVPGRGPRDTYG; encoded by the coding sequence ATCGTGGCTGGGCCAAATGAGCCGGGGTCAGCAGACCATCCACAGGGCCGTGACCTCGCTCGGGCCGCGCTGGACGCGGCGCGGCAACGCGCGGCGGCGAGGGGGACAGAGCCCGGTTACCGCAAGCCCGGTCGAGCGGGCAAGGGCGGTTCCCGGCAAAACCCGCGTCGACGTCGCTGGTCGGGGCCCGGAGTCGACGAGAGGGACCCGCAGCCGCTGGGCAGGCTTGCATCGCGGATGGCGACTCAAATGGGTTGGGGAGAACAGCTCGCCAACGGGCAGGTGTTCGGACAGTGGGTTCGGCTCGTCGGGGAAGAGGTAGCCGAGCACGCGCAGCCGGTGGCGCTGAAGGACGGCGAGCTCACCGTACGGGCAAGCTCGACCGCCTGGGCTACCCAGCTGCGGTTGCTGCAACGGCAGTTGCTGGCGAAGATCGCCAAGGGCGTCGGTCACGGCGTCGTGAAGCGCATGCGGATCCAGGGTCCGACAGCGCCGAGTTGGCGAAAGGGGCCACGCCATGTTCCAGGTCGAGGGCCTCGCGATACATACGGCTAG
- the gyrB gene encoding DNA topoisomerase (ATP-hydrolyzing) subunit B gives MADNKSEYSASSITVLEGLEAVRKRPGMYIGSTGERGLHHLIWEVVDNSVDEAMAGYATKVEVTILADGGVRVVDDGRGIPVDMHPVYQQPTLEIVLTQLHAGGKFDSESYAVSGGLHGVGVSVVNALSTALDVEVHTRGKIWAQHYDKSVPGELVEKGPTDVTGTTVTFWADPEIFETTYYSAETVARRLQEMAFLNKGLTIVLRDERISEENGEDATGERAQIKERTYHYPGGLEDFVRHINGSKDPIHPSVVAFESKDDGLEVEVAMQWNNGFTPSVYTFANTINTHEGGTHEEGFRAALTRVVNSYARDKKLLKEKDANLTGDDVREGLAAIVSIKLAEPQFEGQTKTKLGNSEAKTFVQTTCNEWLADWFERNPTEAKTIINKAVSSAQARMAARKARDLVRRKGAMDIGGLPGKLKDCRSTNPEECELYIVEGDSAGGSAKEGRDSKYQAILPIRGKIINVEKARIDRVLKNNEVQSLITALGTGIHDEFDISKLRYHKIVLMADADVDGQHIRTLLLTLLFRFMRPLVEQGYVYLASPPLYKIKWPRAEPEYAYSDKERDGLLEAGRAAGRKLPKEDAIQRYKGLGEMNAEELWETTMDPANRLLLQVTLDDAATADELFSVLMGEDVEARRSFITRNAKDVRFLDV, from the coding sequence GTGGCAGACAACAAGAGCGAATACAGCGCGTCCTCTATTACCGTCCTTGAGGGTCTTGAAGCAGTACGCAAACGCCCTGGCATGTATATCGGCTCCACCGGTGAACGTGGTTTGCACCATCTCATCTGGGAGGTCGTCGACAACTCGGTCGACGAGGCCATGGCGGGGTACGCGACGAAGGTCGAGGTCACCATCCTCGCCGACGGCGGCGTGCGGGTCGTGGACGACGGCCGAGGCATCCCCGTCGACATGCACCCCGTCTACCAGCAGCCGACGCTGGAGATCGTGCTCACCCAACTCCACGCGGGCGGCAAGTTCGACAGCGAGTCCTACGCCGTCTCCGGCGGTCTGCACGGCGTCGGCGTTTCCGTGGTCAACGCCCTTTCGACCGCGCTCGACGTGGAAGTCCACACCAGGGGCAAGATCTGGGCGCAGCACTACGACAAGTCCGTGCCGGGTGAACTCGTGGAGAAGGGCCCCACCGACGTCACCGGCACCACGGTCACCTTCTGGGCCGACCCCGAGATCTTCGAAACCACGTACTACAGCGCCGAGACCGTGGCACGGCGGCTTCAGGAAATGGCCTTCCTGAACAAGGGCCTCACCATCGTGCTGCGTGACGAGCGGATCTCCGAGGAGAACGGAGAGGACGCCACGGGGGAGCGCGCCCAGATCAAGGAGCGCACCTACCACTACCCCGGCGGGCTCGAAGACTTCGTCAGGCACATCAACGGCAGCAAGGACCCGATCCACCCTTCCGTCGTCGCGTTCGAGTCGAAGGACGACGGCCTTGAGGTCGAGGTCGCGATGCAGTGGAACAACGGCTTCACGCCATCGGTGTACACGTTCGCCAACACGATCAACACGCATGAAGGCGGTACTCACGAGGAAGGCTTCCGTGCTGCGCTGACTCGTGTCGTCAACAGCTATGCGCGTGACAAGAAGCTGCTCAAGGAGAAGGACGCCAACCTCACCGGCGACGACGTACGCGAGGGCCTCGCCGCGATCGTCTCGATCAAACTCGCCGAACCCCAGTTCGAGGGGCAGACGAAGACGAAGCTCGGCAACAGCGAGGCCAAGACCTTCGTCCAGACCACCTGCAACGAGTGGCTTGCCGACTGGTTCGAGCGCAACCCGACGGAAGCCAAGACCATCATCAACAAGGCCGTATCCAGCGCGCAGGCCCGCATGGCCGCACGCAAGGCGCGGGACCTGGTTCGCCGCAAGGGCGCGATGGACATCGGTGGCCTTCCCGGCAAGCTGAAGGACTGCCGTTCCACGAACCCCGAAGAGTGCGAGCTCTACATCGTGGAGGGTGACTCCGCCGGTGGTTCCGCGAAGGAGGGGCGCGACTCGAAGTACCAGGCGATCCTGCCCATCCGCGGCAAGATCATCAACGTCGAGAAGGCCCGCATCGACAGGGTGCTCAAGAACAACGAGGTCCAGTCGCTGATCACCGCGCTCGGTACCGGCATCCACGACGAGTTCGACATCTCGAAGCTGCGCTATCACAAGATCGTGCTCATGGCCGACGCCGACGTCGACGGACAGCACATCCGCACCCTGCTGCTGACGTTGTTGTTCCGCTTCATGCGCCCGCTCGTCGAGCAGGGCTATGTCTACCTCGCGTCACCACCGCTCTACAAGATCAAGTGGCCGAGGGCGGAGCCGGAGTACGCCTACTCGGACAAGGAACGTGACGGCCTGCTGGAAGCGGGGAGGGCCGCGGGTAGGAAGCTGCCGAAGGAAGACGCGATCCAGCGGTACAAGGGTCTCGGTGAAATGAATGCCGAGGAACTGTGGGAGACCACCATGGATCCAGCCAACCGGCTGCTGCTGCAGGTGACGCTCGACGACGCGGCGACCGCTGACGAGCTGTTCTCCGTGCTGATGGGCGAGGACGTCGAGGCGCGACGTTCGTTCATCACCCGCAACGCCAAGGACGTTCGTTTCCTGGACGTGTGA
- the gyrA gene encoding DNA gyrase subunit A, whose amino-acid sequence MTETLPPENDRVEPVDIQQEMQRSYIDYAMSVIVSRALPDVRDGLKPVHRRVLYSMFDSGFRPERGYNKCSRVVGDVMGNYHPHGDSAIYDALVRLAQRWSMRYPLIDGQGNFGSPGNDPAAAMRYTESRLAPLAMEMLKDIEEETVDFSDNYDGRTQEPDVLPSRIPNLLVNGGSGIAVGMATNIPPHNLREVADGVVWALDNPEADDDETLAALMQRIKGPDFPTKGLILGTQGISDAYRTGRGSVRMRAVVEVEEDAKGRTTLVVTELPYQVNPDNLVENIAALVRDGKLTGLADIADETNSRSGMRIVITLKRDAVAKVVLNNLYKHTQLQYNFGVNMLALVDGVPRTLRLDQIVRHYVKHQIEVIVRRTRYRLRKAEERAHILRGLVKALDHIDEVIALIRRSPTVDVARTGLIELLDIDELQATAILDMQLRRLAALERQKLVEELAEIEAKIADFQDILDRPERQRSIVREELLEIVEKHGDERRTQIIPFDGEVSVEDLIAVEDVVVTITRTGYAKRTKTDLYRSQKRGGKGVQGATLKQDDIVQHFFVCSTHDWILFFTNKGRVYRAKAYDLPEASRNARGQHVANLLAFQPDEAIAGVIQIPNYEVAPYLVLATQKGLVKKSKLSDFDSPRAGGLIGINLREGDELVGAVLASADDDLLLVSSDGQSIRFHATDEALRPMGRATSGVLGMRFNEGDELLGISVVKEDTFLLVATDGGYAKRTPIEDYPVQGRGGKGVLTIQHDRKRGRLVGALIVDADDELYAITAAGGVIRTPAGQVRKAGRQTKGVRLINLDEGNTLLAVARNADKPSDVPNGEEEANGEAEGDDTTQGTVSVDGAGSD is encoded by the coding sequence ATGACGGAAACCTTGCCGCCGGAGAACGACCGGGTCGAACCGGTCGACATCCAGCAGGAAATGCAGCGCTCCTACATCGACTACGCGATGAGCGTGATCGTGTCGAGGGCGCTGCCAGACGTGCGCGATGGCCTCAAGCCGGTTCACCGCCGCGTGCTCTACTCGATGTTCGATTCCGGTTTCCGGCCGGAGCGCGGTTACAACAAGTGTTCGCGCGTCGTCGGTGACGTGATGGGTAACTATCACCCGCACGGTGACTCCGCGATCTACGACGCGCTCGTCCGGCTCGCGCAGCGCTGGTCGATGCGGTACCCGCTCATCGATGGTCAGGGCAACTTCGGATCTCCTGGCAACGACCCCGCCGCCGCCATGCGGTACACGGAGTCGCGGCTCGCGCCGCTCGCCATGGAGATGCTGAAGGACATCGAAGAGGAGACCGTCGACTTCTCCGACAACTACGACGGTCGTACCCAGGAACCCGATGTCCTGCCGAGCCGGATTCCGAACCTCCTCGTCAACGGTGGTTCGGGCATCGCCGTCGGTATGGCGACCAACATCCCGCCGCACAACCTGCGGGAGGTGGCCGACGGTGTCGTGTGGGCACTGGACAACCCTGAGGCCGACGACGACGAAACACTCGCCGCGCTCATGCAGCGGATCAAGGGACCCGACTTTCCCACCAAGGGCCTCATTCTCGGTACGCAAGGCATTTCGGACGCGTACCGCACCGGCCGTGGTTCGGTCCGAATGCGGGCTGTCGTCGAGGTCGAGGAAGACGCGAAGGGGCGTACGACGCTCGTCGTCACCGAGCTGCCGTACCAGGTGAACCCCGACAACCTCGTTGAGAACATCGCGGCGCTCGTTCGCGACGGCAAGCTCACCGGTCTCGCCGACATCGCCGACGAGACCAACAGCCGCAGCGGTATGCGCATCGTGATCACGCTCAAGCGTGATGCGGTCGCCAAGGTCGTGCTGAACAACCTCTACAAGCACACCCAGCTCCAGTACAACTTCGGCGTCAACATGCTGGCGCTCGTCGACGGTGTTCCGCGCACACTGCGGCTCGACCAGATCGTGCGGCACTACGTCAAGCACCAGATCGAGGTCATCGTCAGGCGGACCCGGTACCGTCTGCGCAAGGCCGAGGAACGCGCCCACATCCTGCGTGGTCTGGTCAAGGCACTCGACCACATCGACGAGGTCATCGCGCTGATTCGCCGGTCGCCGACCGTGGACGTGGCGCGCACCGGACTCATCGAATTGCTGGACATCGACGAGCTGCAAGCCACCGCGATCCTCGACATGCAGCTTCGCAGGCTGGCGGCGCTGGAACGGCAGAAGCTCGTCGAGGAACTGGCCGAGATCGAAGCCAAGATCGCCGACTTCCAGGACATTTTGGACCGTCCGGAGCGGCAGCGTTCCATCGTTCGTGAGGAACTGCTCGAAATCGTCGAGAAGCACGGCGACGAGCGGCGGACCCAGATCATTCCGTTCGACGGCGAGGTTTCGGTCGAGGACCTCATCGCCGTCGAAGACGTGGTTGTCACCATTACCCGCACGGGTTACGCCAAGCGCACGAAGACCGACCTTTACCGCTCACAGAAACGCGGCGGCAAGGGTGTTCAGGGCGCGACTCTCAAGCAGGACGACATCGTCCAGCACTTCTTCGTGTGCTCGACGCACGACTGGATCCTGTTCTTCACCAACAAGGGCAGGGTGTATCGCGCGAAGGCGTACGATCTGCCGGAAGCCAGCAGGAACGCCCGTGGTCAGCACGTGGCCAACCTGCTCGCTTTCCAGCCCGACGAGGCCATCGCCGGTGTCATTCAGATCCCGAACTACGAGGTCGCTCCCTACCTGGTGCTGGCGACACAAAAGGGGCTCGTCAAGAAGTCCAAGCTGAGCGATTTCGATTCGCCGCGCGCGGGTGGTCTGATCGGCATCAATTTGCGGGAAGGCGACGAATTGGTCGGTGCGGTGCTGGCCTCGGCGGACGACGACCTCCTGCTGGTTTCCTCCGACGGCCAGTCGATCCGCTTCCACGCCACGGACGAGGCGTTGCGGCCAATGGGAAGGGCGACGTCCGGTGTTCTCGGGATGCGGTTCAACGAAGGTGACGAACTGCTGGGCATCAGCGTGGTGAAGGAAGACACGTTCCTGCTTGTCGCCACCGACGGCGGGTATGCCAAACGGACACCGATCGAGGATTACCCGGTGCAAGGCCGTGGCGGTAAGGGAGTGCTGACCATTCAGCACGACCGTAAACGTGGCAGGCTGGTAGGTGCGCTCATCGTCGACGCGGACGACGAGCTGTACGCCATCACCGCGGCGGGCGGCGTCATCCGGACGCCGGCGGGGCAGGTGCGCAAGGCGGGCCGGCAAACGAAGGGTGTTCGGTTGATCAATCTCGACGAGGGCAACACCTTGCTGGCGGTGGCACGCAACGCGGACAAGCCATCGGACGTCCCCAACGGAGAAGAAGAAGCTAACGGGGAAGCCGAAGGCGACGACACAACGCAAGGCACTGTTAGCGTCGACGGCGCGGGATCTGACTAA
- a CDS encoding DUF3566 domain-containing protein produces MTPPDNSERRGTGGGAVDGPADSTGDVAPPWQRVAKDNVGGASAQEGEGFGDRWSGGQVPQEEPHYQGPYPNGSNADTQIVSGSAANRLFGGNATETTQRMGQEGPQQGGASGGRPRSAPTSALRRPGRGPRRASLQIKRFDPWSVLKLSLVLGVALFLVWLVAVGVLYTVLDGMGVWDKVNGTYTSLVQGDSADAAGEPLISAGRVFGVAAIVGAINIVLISALATVSAFIYNVSADLAGGLEVTLSERE; encoded by the coding sequence GTGACACCACCTGACAACTCCGAACGGCGGGGCACCGGCGGCGGTGCGGTCGATGGACCGGCCGACTCGACCGGCGATGTCGCTCCGCCCTGGCAGCGAGTGGCCAAGGACAACGTCGGCGGTGCGTCCGCTCAGGAGGGTGAAGGATTCGGCGACCGGTGGTCCGGCGGCCAGGTGCCGCAGGAGGAGCCCCATTACCAGGGCCCGTATCCCAACGGGAGCAACGCCGACACCCAGATCGTCTCCGGCAGCGCGGCCAACCGCTTGTTCGGTGGCAACGCCACCGAGACCACGCAGCGGATGGGACAGGAGGGGCCGCAACAGGGTGGTGCCTCCGGGGGAAGGCCGAGGTCCGCGCCCACCAGCGCCCTTCGCCGCCCCGGTAGGGGGCCGCGAAGGGCGAGCCTGCAAATCAAGCGCTTCGACCCGTGGTCGGTGCTGAAACTGTCCCTGGTGCTCGGTGTCGCGTTGTTCCTCGTCTGGCTCGTCGCGGTCGGCGTGCTCTACACGGTGCTCGACGGCATGGGCGTGTGGGACAAGGTCAACGGCACCTACACGTCGCTCGTCCAGGGTGACAGTGCCGATGCGGCAGGCGAACCACTCATCAGTGCGGGACGGGTCTTCGGCGTCGCCGCGATCGTCGGCGCGATCAACATCGTGCTCATCTCGGCACTCGCCACGGTGAGCGCCTTCATCTACAACGTGTCGGCTGACCTGGCCGGTGGCCTGGAGGTGACCCTCTCGGAGCGCGAGTGA
- a CDS encoding aminotransferase class IV family protein has product MELNGAPATVEQLSVLALANYGHFTSMLVDEGRARGLHLHLQRLARDCREVFGVDLDTERVRHHIRRALGGRSGSVIVRVTVYDPALDLGSIGADADPHVLVTTRTGPLAPPSPWRLRSTVYGRELPEVKHVGLFGALHRRRAAQREGYDDVLFVNADGIVSELSTSNIGFVRDGGVFWPRSEWLPGVTMALLDGVLGDLATWKPVTLADVPSMDAVFATNAASGIRAIAAVDAHCLPTGHPMLRRLGEMYTAIAPEVV; this is encoded by the coding sequence ATGGAGCTGAATGGCGCCCCCGCGACGGTGGAGCAGTTGAGCGTGCTCGCGCTCGCCAACTACGGCCACTTCACCTCGATGCTCGTTGACGAGGGGCGTGCGCGTGGCCTGCACCTTCACCTGCAGAGGTTGGCGCGAGACTGTCGCGAGGTGTTCGGCGTGGATCTCGACACCGAGCGGGTACGTCACCACATCCGGCGGGCGCTCGGTGGGCGCTCCGGTTCGGTGATCGTCAGAGTGACCGTCTACGACCCCGCGCTCGATCTTGGCTCCATCGGGGCGGACGCCGATCCGCATGTCCTCGTGACCACCCGGACCGGCCCGCTCGCGCCGCCTTCGCCGTGGCGGCTGCGGTCCACCGTGTACGGGCGCGAGCTGCCCGAGGTGAAGCACGTCGGGTTGTTCGGAGCACTACATCGGCGCAGGGCCGCGCAGCGTGAAGGCTACGACGACGTGCTCTTCGTGAACGCCGATGGCATCGTTTCCGAGCTCTCGACATCGAACATCGGGTTCGTCAGGGACGGTGGCGTCTTCTGGCCGCGTTCGGAGTGGCTTCCCGGCGTCACGATGGCGCTGCTGGACGGCGTGCTTGGCGACCTGGCGACCTGGAAGCCGGTGACGCTGGCCGATGTCCCCTCGATGGATGCTGTCTTCGCGACCAACGCGGCGAGCGGAATTCGCGCCATCGCTGCTGTTGACGCGCATTGTTTGCCGACCGGACATCCGATGCTGCGGCGACTCGGCGAGATGTACACCGCCATCGCGCCAGAGGTGGTGTGA
- a CDS encoding helix-turn-helix domain-containing protein — protein MLRARDAMDRAYAQPLDVAALAKIAHVSAAHFTRTFRATFGETPHRYLQRRRVERAMALLRESDRSITDICFEVGFGSPGTFSRTFSEIVGKSPRQYRKEAVVTKVPTCFTMAWTRPSS, from the coding sequence ATGCTCAGGGCGAGAGATGCGATGGATCGCGCGTACGCGCAGCCGCTCGACGTTGCCGCGCTGGCCAAGATCGCACACGTATCCGCAGCGCATTTCACGCGCACGTTCCGGGCGACGTTCGGCGAGACTCCACACCGCTACTTGCAGCGGCGCCGGGTCGAGCGTGCGATGGCCCTGCTGAGGGAGTCCGATCGCAGCATCACCGACATCTGCTTCGAAGTCGGTTTCGGAAGCCCGGGGACCTTCAGCCGTACTTTCAGCGAGATCGTCGGCAAGTCGCCGAGGCAGTACCGCAAAGAGGCCGTGGTGACGAAGGTTCCGACGTGTTTCACGATGGCGTGGACGAGGCCGAGCTCCTGA
- a CDS encoding VOC family protein yields MFNAITHTQIYVLDQDEALDFYVGKLGFEINTDVDLGDMRWLSVNVPGRPDQQILLEKPGTPGTSAETVQQIRELVTKGAMGGWFILTTDDCRKTYETLLKQGVEFTDEPTERPYGIDCGLRDPFGNRIRFTQLNA; encoded by the coding sequence ATGTTCAACGCGATCACACACACGCAGATTTACGTCCTTGACCAGGACGAAGCACTCGACTTCTACGTAGGGAAGCTCGGTTTCGAGATCAACACGGATGTCGACCTCGGGGACATGCGCTGGTTGAGTGTCAACGTCCCCGGCCGTCCTGACCAGCAGATTCTGCTGGAGAAGCCGGGAACTCCCGGGACGTCGGCGGAAACGGTCCAGCAGATCCGCGAGCTGGTGACCAAGGGGGCGATGGGGGGCTGGTTCATCCTCACCACGGACGACTGCCGCAAGACCTACGAGACCCTGCTGAAGCAGGGTGTCGAATTCACGGACGAACCGACCGAGCGCCCCTACGGCATCGACTGCGGGCTCAGGGACCCGTTCGGCAACCGGATCAGGTTTACCCAGCTGAACGCCTGA